From a region of the Zingiber officinale cultivar Zhangliang chromosome 10B, Zo_v1.1, whole genome shotgun sequence genome:
- the LOC122030395 gene encoding uncharacterized protein LOC122030395 yields the protein MGPPSTSDEQGGRCRRHPRHRQATGVCPYCLRECLSHLSHHHYPSATAYLSSSSPCSSSSDSDVSSSEDSSPLHLHGLGGGKEKGEIKKTRKKEKGWWKVMSGSKRSWTNKEEGRGGANLMHSQTFKEKHSAKWVLFA from the coding sequence ATGGGGCCGCCGTCGACGAGTGATGAGCAGGGAGGACGGTGCCGGCGCCACCCGAGGCACCGGCAAGCCACCGGAGTCTGTCCATACTGCCTCCGGGAGTGCCTCTCCCACCTTTCCCACCACCACTACCCATCTGCCACCGCCTacctctcctcctcctcgccttgctcctcctcctccgacTCGGATGTCTCTTCTTCGGAGGATTCCTCCCCCTTGCACCTCCATGGCCTGGGAGGAGGGAAGGAAAAGGGGGAAATCAAGAAAACGAGGAAGAAAGAGAAGGGCTGGTGGAAGGTGATGAGTGGTTCGAAGAGGTCGTGGACTAACAAGGAAGAGGGCCGCGGCGGAGCTAATCTGATGCATTCACAGACCTTCAAAGAGAAGCATTCAGCCAAGTGGGTCTTGTTTGCTTAA